From Gimesia panareensis, the proteins below share one genomic window:
- a CDS encoding transglutaminase family protein, with amino-acid sequence MKYKITHITKYAYSEAVPVCQNVVHLAPRALPYQMCDDFQLLIHPDPYSISHRKDYFGNEVCFFSIDQPHTGLSVTATSHVSVMATPVIPPENTPAWESVSLALKSEQTPALLDAYQYIFDSPGVKVFPKLIDYAEVSFTKGRPILEAVLDLTRRIHQDLRYDPRATNVNTQIDEVFEQRHGVCQDFAHLQIGCLRILGLAARYVSGYLRTMPPPGKPRLVGADASHAWLSVYCGEKAGWVDVDPTNNVAASTDHITVAWGRDYYDVCPIQGTIVGGGEHRMTVSVDVAPETPATPPGK; translated from the coding sequence ATGAAATACAAGATCACCCACATCACGAAATACGCGTACTCCGAGGCGGTGCCGGTCTGCCAGAACGTCGTGCACCTGGCGCCCCGCGCATTACCTTATCAGATGTGTGATGATTTCCAGCTGTTGATTCACCCCGATCCCTACAGCATCAGTCATCGCAAAGACTATTTCGGTAACGAAGTCTGCTTCTTTTCCATCGACCAGCCTCACACCGGACTCAGCGTGACGGCCACCAGCCATGTCTCCGTCATGGCGACGCCTGTGATTCCGCCGGAAAACACTCCCGCCTGGGAATCGGTCTCCCTGGCTTTGAAGAGCGAACAGACGCCCGCCCTGCTCGACGCGTATCAGTATATCTTCGATTCGCCGGGCGTGAAGGTCTTCCCGAAACTCATCGATTATGCCGAAGTCTCTTTCACGAAAGGCCGTCCGATCCTGGAGGCGGTCCTCGATCTGACTAGACGCATCCACCAGGATCTCCGCTATGATCCGCGGGCGACCAACGTCAATACGCAAATCGATGAAGTCTTCGAACAGAGGCACGGCGTCTGCCAGGACTTTGCTCACCTCCAGATCGGCTGCCTGCGGATTCTGGGCCTCGCGGCCCGTTATGTCAGCGGTTACCTGCGGACGATGCCCCCGCCCGGCAAACCCCGCCTGGTGGGCGCGGATGCTTCGCATGCCTGGCTCTCCGTCTATTGCGGTGAAAAAGCGGGCTGGGTTGACGTCGACCCGACGAATAACGTCGCTGCATCGACCGACCACATCACCGTCGCCTGGGGGCGTGATTACTACGATGTCTGCCCGATTCAGGGAACAATCGTCGGCGGAGGCGAGCACCGTATGACTGTTTCGGTGGATGTCGCCCCTGAAACGCCGGCAACACCACCGGGCAAGTAA
- a CDS encoding DUF1552 domain-containing protein: protein MTLKDTTCRTTMHRSRRHFLRGAGVALALPLLECLPRPAWAKAPADQTPGRMLLISNNLGVLPQHFFPKESGANYRLSPYLNELKELSSEFTVFSGLSHPACEGGHSTENCFLTGAKHPTSSGFRNTVSLDQYAAEHLGRQTRFATLNLGVNIDKANRSLSWTRDGVLLPAEDSPAGLFQKMFIQGDARQIKRRLEHLKRRGSILDAVAESTERLNRQLGPQDKSRLDQYFTSIRELEQRLVTAGEWEQSPKPKTEEALPQDILDRGQLFGKLEQMLAMAVLALQSDSTRIVTLMVDAFATPVFQLSDKEKSLTSYHPLSHHGMRANHLKQLEKADRRQMKLLKEVLDKLKAVPGGSGPLLESTMVLYGSNMGDANTHDNTNLPILLAGGGFRHGQHLSFDRDANAPLCNLYLSMLQRLGVETDRFGSSSSTLTGLNS from the coding sequence ATGACTTTGAAAGACACAACCTGTCGCACAACCATGCATCGTTCCCGCAGACACTTTTTGCGCGGCGCCGGTGTTGCACTGGCACTCCCACTGCTGGAATGTCTGCCGCGTCCTGCATGGGCGAAAGCACCTGCTGATCAGACGCCCGGTCGGATGCTGTTGATCTCCAATAATCTGGGAGTGTTGCCTCAGCACTTTTTCCCAAAAGAGAGCGGTGCGAATTACAGGCTCTCTCCCTATTTGAACGAGCTTAAGGAGCTGAGTTCCGAATTCACGGTCTTCAGCGGGCTGTCGCATCCCGCCTGCGAGGGCGGGCATTCGACTGAAAACTGTTTTCTGACGGGGGCGAAACACCCGACGAGCAGCGGTTTTCGGAATACGGTTTCTCTCGATCAATACGCGGCTGAGCACCTGGGGCGGCAGACCCGGTTTGCCACGCTGAACCTCGGCGTGAATATCGATAAGGCCAATCGCAGCCTCTCCTGGACCCGGGATGGTGTGCTGCTGCCTGCCGAAGACAGTCCCGCCGGACTGTTTCAAAAGATGTTTATTCAGGGTGATGCCAGGCAGATTAAACGCAGGCTGGAACACCTGAAACGTCGGGGTAGTATTCTGGACGCGGTTGCCGAGTCCACAGAACGCCTGAACCGACAGTTGGGGCCGCAGGACAAATCGCGGCTGGATCAGTATTTCACCTCGATTCGGGAACTGGAACAGCGGCTGGTGACCGCCGGGGAATGGGAGCAGAGTCCCAAACCGAAAACCGAAGAGGCTCTACCTCAGGATATTCTGGATCGGGGACAGCTGTTCGGCAAGCTGGAGCAGATGCTGGCGATGGCGGTACTGGCGCTGCAGTCCGATTCCACCCGGATCGTGACACTGATGGTGGATGCCTTCGCGACTCCTGTCTTTCAATTGTCCGATAAGGAAAAGAGTCTGACCAGCTATCACCCGCTGAGTCATCATGGGATGCGGGCCAACCATCTGAAGCAGCTTGAGAAAGCGGACCGCCGCCAGATGAAACTGCTGAAGGAGGTGCTCGATAAGCTGAAGGCGGTACCAGGAGGCTCAGGACCGTTGTTAGAGAGTACGATGGTACTCTATGGAAGCAACATGGGAGATGCGAATACCCATGATAATACAAACCTGCCGATTCTGCTGGCGGGGGGCGGCTTTCGTCATGGTCAGCATCTCTCATTTGACCGTGATGCGAATGCGCCGCTGTGCAATCTGTATCTGAGCATGCTGCAACGACTGGGAGTGGAGACCGATCGGTTTGGCTCAAGCAGCAGTACGCTGACAGGTCTCAACAGCTGA
- a CDS encoding DUF1588 domain-containing protein → MWNSNIGKTVCLVLLLSGTGPVRLFGNEATESTVPVEQRIRQVVQASCLDCHTGESAEGRLDLSQLDWQLKASDVRQRWIQIHDRVAAGEMPPDPEDLSQADRQSFLKILSNALLLADRTDVNARGRGPLRRLTRQEYEQNLRDLLRLPDLDIRDMLPADRERLHCNKVAEVLDMSRIQLEAYLDAADAALRQAVASGVKPRPREQQRLPATRMFLTAQTFGEREAMFYAKDSKFVPLSMADLNRIRKENSHDPEMELAIFRSASWPYYGYPDQFKAVEPGTYQLRFSARAVRQLRDFSLKPAFTSIPMNFRARKRSGADVSGDVRATEEILDIQPETAIYETTIRLKKNETFEYSLLGLPVPRAINPPNAPLYYDFPPRPAGGHPGVAFQWLEITGPLDSAEWPPPSHRLLFGDLPIQKATRGTLPVELISKQPEQDARRLLRRFILQAEREPTSEEVIQIYERLVLEELQRGEPLAEALLSGFSAFLCSGQFLYLPEPRPEAKDLPFAVASRLSHFLGNTRPDAELLSHVTAGDLLQPRVLRSETNRLLEAESSDAFIKNFTDYWLSLKDIRRDEPDARLYPEYRFDDYLIDSLAQETRTWFRYLVQENLPITALVQSDFIFANDRLARHYDLPPLEGSKLRRVSLPPGSPYGGLMTQGAILKVTANGTTTSPVIRGAWIMERIMGEPPPPPPPAVPAVEPDIRGATTIREQLAKHTSDPVCANCHARFDPVGFALENFDIMGAWRNRYRSLGKGEKVTGIDRAGHDFAYFIAGPVDASGQLRDGRAFQNIQELKALLAAQPRQLARNFLQQLTVYATGTPVRYADRPVIEAILDDCEADQYLLRDLILALVQSPVFLGTEPAAAAKGRE, encoded by the coding sequence ATGTGGAATTCGAACATAGGGAAAACCGTCTGCCTGGTCCTGCTGCTCAGCGGAACGGGGCCGGTGCGTCTGTTCGGGAACGAGGCGACGGAGAGCACAGTGCCTGTCGAGCAGCGCATCAGGCAGGTTGTGCAGGCCTCCTGTCTGGACTGTCACACGGGAGAGTCCGCTGAGGGCCGGTTGGATTTGTCGCAACTGGACTGGCAGCTGAAAGCATCTGATGTCAGGCAGCGGTGGATTCAGATTCATGATCGTGTGGCGGCGGGGGAAATGCCCCCCGATCCGGAAGATCTTTCTCAAGCAGACCGACAGTCGTTCCTGAAGATCTTGTCGAACGCTCTGTTGCTCGCGGATCGCACGGATGTCAACGCCCGGGGACGCGGTCCGCTGCGACGATTGACGCGTCAGGAGTATGAACAGAACCTGCGGGATCTGCTGCGATTGCCTGATCTCGACATCCGTGACATGCTGCCCGCAGACCGCGAGCGGCTGCATTGTAACAAAGTGGCTGAAGTGCTGGACATGTCCCGCATTCAACTGGAAGCGTATCTCGACGCTGCGGATGCTGCACTCAGGCAGGCGGTGGCCTCGGGAGTCAAACCGCGTCCCCGTGAGCAGCAACGCCTGCCCGCTACCCGGATGTTTCTGACAGCGCAAACCTTCGGCGAACGGGAGGCGATGTTTTATGCGAAGGATTCAAAGTTCGTGCCGCTCTCGATGGCCGACCTGAACCGGATCCGCAAAGAGAACAGCCATGATCCCGAGATGGAGCTGGCGATCTTCCGTTCTGCCTCGTGGCCTTACTATGGTTATCCGGACCAGTTCAAAGCGGTAGAGCCGGGTACGTATCAGCTGCGTTTTTCAGCCCGGGCGGTACGACAGTTACGGGACTTCAGTCTCAAGCCGGCTTTTACTTCGATCCCGATGAACTTCCGCGCGCGGAAACGGTCGGGCGCGGATGTCTCGGGCGATGTGCGGGCAACGGAAGAGATTCTGGACATTCAGCCCGAAACCGCGATTTACGAAACAACGATTCGCCTCAAAAAAAATGAGACGTTCGAATACAGTTTGCTGGGCCTGCCTGTGCCCCGCGCCATCAATCCTCCGAATGCACCACTCTACTATGACTTTCCCCCGCGGCCTGCGGGAGGCCATCCGGGAGTGGCCTTTCAGTGGCTGGAGATTACCGGGCCTCTCGATTCAGCCGAGTGGCCACCTCCGTCACATCGTCTGCTGTTTGGCGATTTGCCGATTCAAAAAGCGACCAGGGGAACGCTGCCGGTTGAGCTCATCTCCAAACAGCCTGAGCAGGACGCGCGTCGGCTGCTGCGACGCTTCATTCTGCAGGCGGAACGGGAGCCGACATCGGAAGAGGTGATCCAAATCTACGAACGACTGGTGTTGGAAGAACTGCAGCGGGGAGAGCCGCTCGCAGAGGCACTGCTCTCCGGTTTCAGTGCGTTTCTCTGCTCGGGACAGTTTCTGTATCTGCCCGAACCCCGGCCTGAAGCAAAGGATCTGCCCTTCGCAGTTGCCTCGCGGCTGTCACACTTTCTGGGAAATACCCGGCCCGACGCCGAACTGCTGTCGCACGTCACTGCGGGAGATCTGCTCCAGCCGAGAGTACTGCGTTCAGAAACGAATCGTCTACTGGAAGCGGAATCGTCTGATGCATTCATCAAAAACTTTACTGATTACTGGCTCTCGCTGAAGGACATTCGTCGCGACGAACCCGATGCGCGACTCTATCCGGAATATCGTTTCGATGATTATCTGATCGATTCCCTGGCGCAGGAGACGCGAACCTGGTTTCGATATCTGGTTCAGGAGAACCTGCCGATCACCGCGCTGGTGCAGAGTGACTTTATTTTCGCCAACGATCGGCTGGCGCGGCACTATGATCTGCCTCCCCTGGAGGGTTCAAAGCTCCGCCGGGTCTCGCTGCCGCCGGGCAGTCCCTATGGCGGGTTGATGACCCAGGGGGCGATCCTGAAAGTCACCGCCAACGGGACGACGACTTCCCCTGTGATTCGCGGGGCCTGGATCATGGAACGCATCATGGGCGAACCCCCACCTCCGCCGCCCCCGGCAGTGCCAGCGGTCGAGCCGGATATTCGCGGGGCGACAACCATCCGTGAACAACTGGCGAAACATACCAGCGATCCGGTCTGTGCGAACTGTCATGCCCGCTTTGACCCGGTCGGATTTGCCCTGGAAAATTTCGATATCATGGGCGCCTGGCGGAACCGCTATCGCAGCCTGGGGAAAGGGGAAAAAGTGACCGGCATCGATCGAGCCGGACACGATTTCGCTTACTTCATCGCCGGTCCCGTGGATGCCAGCGGTCAGTTGCGCGATGGTCGTGCCTTTCAGAACATTCAGGAATTGAAAGCACTGCTGGCAGCGCAGCCGCGACAGCTGGCGCGGAATTTCCTCCAGCAGTTGACGGTCTATGCCACCGGAACTCCGGTCCGGTATGCGGATCGCCCGGTGATCGAAGCGATTCTTGATGATTGTGAAGCCGATCAATATCTCCTGCGAGATCTGATTCTGGCCCTGGTCCAGAGTCCTGTTTTTCTGGGAACCGAACCTGCAGCAGCAGCGAAGGGACGCGAATGA
- a CDS encoding SDR family NAD(P)-dependent oxidoreductase, whose protein sequence is MQNLIGKKALVTGAAAGIGREIALQLAAEGADLYLLDVDETGLAEMVETIALLGGKVTSRKCDLTDPQQISTAMQDVLSTWGGVDVLVNNAGVAFYGATHTMTAEQWDWLLGINLLAPIQITRELLPSLLNRPEAHIVNVSSICGLVAGNRYSAYQVSKYGLQGFTEALRAEYSRQGLGVSAICPGPVTTRLFETAPSGRTDKQTPIPPRWLCTTPELVAQKAIKAIYRDQGLCLVGWVAYALYYLKRIAPWSLDLAFRLGRRKRMKKKAALLAQQAELQLAAADDSHSRAA, encoded by the coding sequence ATGCAGAACTTAATAGGCAAAAAAGCACTGGTCACCGGTGCCGCTGCAGGGATTGGCAGGGAAATTGCGCTGCAACTGGCAGCCGAAGGTGCCGATCTTTATCTGCTGGATGTGGATGAGACTGGCCTGGCAGAGATGGTCGAAACCATAGCGCTGCTGGGCGGAAAAGTGACCAGCCGGAAATGTGATCTGACTGACCCGCAGCAGATTTCTACAGCGATGCAGGATGTATTGAGCACCTGGGGGGGCGTGGATGTCCTGGTGAATAACGCCGGGGTCGCCTTTTATGGTGCGACACATACCATGACCGCCGAACAGTGGGACTGGCTGCTGGGGATCAATCTGCTGGCTCCGATCCAGATCACCCGGGAGTTATTACCGAGTCTGCTGAACCGCCCGGAAGCCCATATTGTGAATGTCTCCAGCATCTGCGGTCTGGTCGCAGGCAACCGTTACAGCGCCTATCAGGTCAGTAAATATGGGCTGCAGGGTTTCACTGAAGCCTTGCGTGCCGAATACAGTCGGCAGGGACTGGGCGTGTCAGCCATCTGTCCGGGGCCCGTTACCACGCGGCTGTTTGAGACAGCGCCTTCCGGGCGAACCGATAAACAGACACCGATTCCTCCTCGCTGGCTCTGTACAACGCCGGAACTGGTCGCACAAAAAGCGATCAAAGCAATTTACCGCGATCAGGGACTCTGCCTGGTCGGCTGGGTCGCTTATGCGCTGTACTATCTGAAACGAATCGCTCCCTGGTCGCTGGATCTGGCCTTTCGACTGGGACGCCGCAAACGCATGAAAAAGAAAGCGGCACTGCTGGCACAACAGGCGGAGCTACAGCTGGCGGCAGCCGACGATTCTCATTCTCGCGCTGCCTGA
- a CDS encoding DinB family protein: MNIAQRIEDYLAGPEQLRQAIEGMTAAELDAAPIPGKWSTRQVVCHIADFEPVYADRMKWVIAEDNPPLPGGDPDLFAAKLAYDQRDLEEELQLISAVRNHLGRILKTLEPAQFERTGLHSRDGELSVATLLDRITGHIPHHIKLIQEKRDALAS, encoded by the coding sequence ATGAATATTGCACAGCGGATTGAAGACTATCTGGCCGGACCGGAACAATTACGACAGGCAATCGAAGGGATGACGGCAGCCGAACTGGATGCGGCTCCGATTCCAGGTAAATGGTCCACACGGCAGGTCGTCTGCCATATTGCCGACTTCGAGCCCGTGTATGCCGATCGGATGAAGTGGGTGATTGCCGAAGACAATCCGCCGCTGCCGGGCGGGGATCCGGATCTGTTCGCTGCGAAGCTGGCGTACGATCAGCGGGACCTGGAGGAAGAGCTGCAGTTGATTTCTGCAGTCCGGAATCACCTGGGACGGATTCTGAAAACCCTCGAACCGGCTCAGTTCGAACGAACGGGGCTGCACTCCCGCGATGGAGAATTATCTGTCGCCACGCTGCTCGACCGGATTACCGGCCACATCCCTCACCATATCAAACTGATTCAGGAGAAGCGGGACGCGCTGGCCTCCTGA
- a CDS encoding dioxygenase family protein has protein sequence MHSQSTSTGRRDFLKWSSFSLAAFTTPGLMAEELIRTPSMTEGPFYPDRMPLDTDNDLLVINDSITPAVGEITHLTGKVLDSKGNPLRNAFVEIWQVDSKASYIHTRGANKDGRDSNFQGYGRFLTDSRGQYYFRTIKPVPYRAGRGFRTPHIHVAVSQNGKRILTTQLLVKGHAMNAEDGVYRQIRDPEQKKTILVDFKPLPDSKLGELAANFDIILGKTAEENPDGTIKGGIGKSEIGNRQRPPRNGAGGRPPRS, from the coding sequence ATGCACAGCCAATCGACGAGCACTGGTCGGCGGGATTTTTTGAAGTGGTCTTCTTTCAGTCTGGCGGCTTTCACCACGCCGGGGCTGATGGCTGAAGAACTGATCCGGACCCCGTCCATGACCGAGGGACCGTTTTACCCCGACCGTATGCCCCTGGATACCGACAATGATCTGCTGGTGATTAACGATTCGATCACCCCGGCCGTCGGTGAGATCACGCACCTGACCGGGAAAGTCCTGGACAGCAAAGGCAATCCGCTGCGGAACGCGTTTGTGGAAATCTGGCAGGTGGACAGCAAAGCCTCGTACATCCATACCCGGGGCGCGAACAAAGACGGACGGGACAGCAACTTTCAGGGTTACGGGCGCTTTCTCACCGATTCCCGTGGGCAATACTATTTCCGCACGATCAAGCCGGTACCCTATCGGGCCGGTCGCGGATTCCGCACGCCGCACATTCATGTCGCTGTCAGCCAGAATGGAAAACGGATTCTGACCACACAACTGCTGGTTAAAGGACATGCGATGAACGCGGAAGATGGCGTATATCGTCAGATCAGAGATCCCGAACAGAAGAAAACCATTCTGGTCGATTTCAAGCCGCTCCCGGATTCCAAACTGGGAGAACTCGCGGCGAACTTCGATATCATTCTGGGCAAAACGGCCGAAGAAAATCCGGACGGCACCATCAAGGGGGGCATCGGTAAATCCGAAATCGGCAACAGACAACGCCCGCCCCGCAATGGAGCTGGAGGACGTCCTCCCCGCAGTTGA
- a CDS encoding DUF3500 domain-containing protein, translated as MKIYHPFACLALLTGVCWNLASVSPAQAAPPKAQKTQISRASREMASAAKRFLASLTAEQRQAATFKMDSKERDQWYFIPDFAIKEEGGRTGLPMTKMTPQQKIFAVTLPATALSHRGYLEMNSIRALEHVLFELEGKDYRNPELYYVSIFGNPDAKGTWGWRFEGHHLSVNVTIVDGEKFSVTPSFFGSNPATVMQGPLKGVEVLKEEQQLALNLVKSFNPDQLAIATIDTTEMDKKLLAKSVIKEVLTTDDPVADKGLVSHKGIQYADLDPKQQKMLLRLVNAYLGRFRPELLKGTRYLGNLRDGDHLYFAWSGGQARGKFHYYRIQSKVFLIEFANTQNDANHVHAVFREFDGDFGRDLLKEHFSKHHQK; from the coding sequence GTGAAGATCTACCACCCCTTCGCCTGCCTGGCACTGCTGACCGGCGTCTGCTGGAATCTGGCCAGTGTCAGCCCGGCTCAGGCCGCCCCCCCCAAAGCACAGAAAACACAAATCAGCCGCGCCAGTCGTGAAATGGCCAGCGCCGCAAAACGCTTCCTGGCCTCGCTGACTGCAGAACAACGACAGGCAGCCACATTCAAAATGGACAGCAAAGAACGCGACCAGTGGTACTTCATTCCGGACTTCGCCATCAAAGAAGAGGGCGGACGGACCGGACTGCCCATGACGAAGATGACACCACAGCAGAAGATCTTCGCCGTCACACTCCCCGCGACCGCACTCTCCCACCGCGGCTATCTGGAAATGAACTCCATCCGCGCGCTGGAGCACGTGCTGTTCGAACTGGAAGGCAAAGACTACCGCAACCCGGAACTCTACTACGTCTCCATCTTCGGCAACCCCGATGCCAAAGGGACCTGGGGCTGGCGGTTTGAAGGACACCACCTCAGCGTGAATGTCACCATCGTCGACGGCGAGAAATTCTCGGTCACCCCTTCTTTCTTCGGGTCGAACCCCGCGACAGTCATGCAGGGCCCCCTCAAGGGTGTTGAAGTCCTTAAGGAAGAACAGCAGCTGGCGTTGAACCTGGTCAAATCCTTCAACCCGGATCAACTGGCCATCGCCACGATTGACACGACTGAGATGGACAAAAAACTGCTCGCCAAAAGCGTGATCAAGGAAGTCCTCACCACCGACGATCCCGTCGCCGACAAAGGCCTGGTTTCGCACAAAGGCATCCAGTACGCCGACCTCGATCCGAAACAGCAGAAAATGCTGCTGCGTCTGGTGAATGCCTACCTGGGCCGGTTCCGTCCGGAACTGCTCAAGGGAACCCGCTACCTGGGGAACCTGCGTGACGGCGACCACCTCTACTTCGCCTGGAGTGGCGGTCAGGCACGCGGAAAATTCCATTACTACCGCATTCAGTCCAAGGTCTTCCTGATTGAATTCGCGAATACCCAGAACGATGCCAATCACGTCCACGCGGTCTTCCGCGAATTCGACGGCGATTTCGGTCGCGATCTGCTCAAAGAACATTTCTCGAAACACCATCAGAAATAG
- a CDS encoding TapB family protein → MKVGNSWLYRVTDADGTVRRVLRTISETKMVDGEVVYHYSVIDPDDQHDFGGYDQLIRDGAIHVAFEHDPVFRKIVPLSPKLGDSWESKKISYKDTYKIVSLDETVETPAGTFQCVAVLNEIVDRKGTSQVTFYFAPGIGVVCTHYSDGTDERLLKANIVDQGK, encoded by the coding sequence ATGAAAGTTGGCAATAGCTGGCTTTATCGTGTTACCGATGCAGATGGAACCGTCCGGCGTGTACTTCGCACGATTTCCGAGACGAAGATGGTTGATGGAGAAGTGGTCTATCACTACTCAGTCATCGACCCTGATGACCAGCATGATTTTGGTGGTTATGACCAGCTCATCAGAGATGGAGCAATCCATGTTGCCTTCGAGCACGACCCGGTCTTCCGGAAAATTGTTCCACTGTCTCCCAAGCTGGGAGACAGCTGGGAATCAAAAAAGATTTCATATAAAGATACCTACAAAATTGTTTCTCTTGACGAAACCGTTGAAACGCCGGCAGGCACTTTTCAATGCGTTGCCGTATTGAATGAAATCGTCGATCGAAAAGGGACATCTCAGGTCACATTCTACTTCGCGCCAGGAATCGGCGTTGTATGTACGCACTACAGTGATGGGACAGATGAACGTTTATTGAAAGCGAACATTGTCGACCAGGGAAAGTAA
- a CDS encoding VOC family protein encodes MPAHEKLNYVEFPARDLSATKTFFETVFGWSFTDYGPEYTAFTNAGLEGGFYQSDLSSTTTNGSALLVFYSRNLEDTLARVKAAGGEIIKPIFSFPGGRRFQFREPSGNEFGVWADPE; translated from the coding sequence ATGCCGGCTCACGAAAAACTCAACTACGTCGAATTCCCCGCCCGGGACCTGTCCGCAACGAAGACGTTTTTTGAAACGGTCTTCGGCTGGTCGTTCACCGATTACGGTCCGGAATACACTGCGTTCACGAACGCAGGCCTGGAAGGCGGCTTTTACCAGTCAGACCTCAGCTCAACCACCACAAACGGTAGCGCCCTGCTCGTCTTTTACAGCCGGAACCTGGAAGACACATTAGCCCGGGTAAAAGCCGCCGGCGGGGAGATCATCAAGCCGATTTTTTCCTTCCCCGGTGGCAGACGCTTTCAGTTTCGGGAACCCTCGGGGAACGAATTCGGGGTCTGGGCAGATCCGGAATAA
- a CDS encoding DUF805 domain-containing protein yields MNWYLTVIKKYADISGRARRKEYWMFVLINMLIAIVIWILGAIIGDTKGLISVSLSGLYSLFIFLPYWTVTIRRLHDTNKSGWWILINLIPFFGQIIMFIFMVIDSDPDTNSYGPNPKQAPEPE; encoded by the coding sequence ATGAACTGGTATCTGACTGTCATCAAGAAATATGCAGACATTTCCGGCAGGGCACGCAGAAAAGAGTACTGGATGTTCGTGTTGATAAATATGCTGATCGCGATCGTCATCTGGATCCTCGGGGCCATTATTGGAGATACCAAGGGTCTGATTTCCGTCTCCCTCTCCGGCCTGTACTCGTTGTTTATCTTCCTCCCCTACTGGACAGTGACTATCCGCCGACTGCATGACACCAACAAGAGCGGCTGGTGGATTCTGATCAACCTCATTCCCTTCTTTGGCCAGATCATCATGTTCATCTTCATGGTCATCGACAGCGATCCGGACACAAACTCCTACGGGCCCAATCCCAAGCAGGCCCCTGAACCGGAATAA
- a CDS encoding SET domain-containing protein, translating to MIHPKTELKFISNEIGYGVVATEFIPAGSITWVLDKLDREFSSSEFQSMDEIYQNILDTYSFRNNQGNLVLCWDNGRYVNHSFNSNCLTTAYDFEIAIRDIHPGEQLTDDYGYLNIPAPFRGVDEGTRRKIVYPNDLIKYYKVWDRKLLKVFHRIPRLEQPLKQLLSEEMWDEIVEISRGNKEMKSILTNYYNGEEERQPEMQEV from the coding sequence ATGATACACCCCAAAACTGAGCTGAAATTCATCAGCAACGAAATCGGCTACGGCGTTGTCGCCACTGAATTCATTCCCGCCGGCTCCATTACCTGGGTGCTCGACAAACTCGACCGCGAGTTCAGCTCGTCTGAATTTCAATCGATGGACGAGATCTACCAGAATATTCTGGATACTTACTCGTTCCGCAATAACCAGGGGAACCTGGTCCTCTGCTGGGATAACGGCCGCTACGTCAACCACAGCTTCAACTCCAACTGCCTGACCACCGCGTACGACTTCGAAATCGCCATCCGGGACATCCACCCCGGCGAACAACTGACCGATGACTACGGCTATTTAAACATCCCCGCCCCCTTCCGGGGCGTCGACGAAGGCACCCGCCGCAAAATCGTCTACCCCAACGACTTGATCAAGTACTACAAGGTCTGGGACCGCAAACTGCTCAAAGTCTTTCACCGGATCCCCCGCCTCGAGCAACCCCTGAAACAGCTGCTCTCCGAAGAGATGTGGGATGAAATCGTCGAAATCTCCCGAGGCAACAAGGAGATGAAGTCGATTCTTACGAATTATTACAACGGAGAGGAAGAACGACAGCCTGAAATGCAGGAAGTCTGA
- a CDS encoding YegJ family protein yields MRVSFICALPLLALCALSAGCDNQQPRSGEMVEREGEPAITYVEADDPKMLAAIDKARETFAEFKTAFEKAGPDQSYFSVKLLIEDGEHQEHVWTTPVRFEADEYYGTLDNEPYQIKKYVVGDEVHSPVDQISDWMYVADGKLVGGYTLRVVRDSLSKEQQEAFDLNLPFKIE; encoded by the coding sequence ATGCGAGTCTCATTCATCTGTGCCCTCCCCCTGCTGGCGCTCTGCGCTCTGAGTGCGGGCTGCGATAACCAGCAGCCCCGTTCAGGCGAAATGGTCGAACGCGAAGGCGAACCGGCCATCACCTATGTCGAAGCGGATGACCCGAAAATGCTGGCGGCCATCGACAAGGCCCGCGAAACGTTCGCTGAGTTCAAAACCGCGTTTGAAAAGGCTGGACCAGATCAGTCTTACTTCTCCGTGAAACTCCTGATTGAGGACGGTGAGCACCAGGAACATGTCTGGACCACGCCGGTCCGCTTCGAAGCGGACGAGTATTATGGCACCCTGGATAACGAACCCTATCAGATCAAGAAATATGTTGTGGGGGACGAAGTCCACTCTCCCGTAGACCAGATCTCAGACTGGATGTATGTCGCCGACGGAAAGCTGGTCGGCGGATACACGCTCCGCGTCGTCCGCGACAGCCTGAGCAAAGAACAACAGGAAGCATTCGATTTGAATCTCCCTTTCAAGATTGAATAA